In one Aromatoleum aromaticum EbN1 genomic region, the following are encoded:
- a CDS encoding MlaC/ttg2D family ABC transporter substrate-binding protein: MKSTFFALLYISVLSFLPSGVSAGGPAPDQLIDKLSGEVLEILHTNDSLRAGETTQVVGLVEQVVLPHFNFRRMTMLAVGRDWRDASPEQQKRLMDAFYNMLVRTYSNALTQYRDQTVQVRPVRMNPSDKIVKVQTEIRQPGGQPVTVDYVLEQRADGWKIFDIVVTGVSLVTNYRGTFSQQIRLGGIDGLIRSLEAKGQEFAPGPGQS, encoded by the coding sequence ATGAAATCGACTTTCTTTGCCCTACTGTATATCTCGGTTCTCTCGTTCCTGCCGAGCGGTGTGTCGGCAGGTGGGCCCGCTCCCGACCAACTGATCGACAAACTCTCGGGCGAGGTGCTGGAAATCCTCCACACCAACGACTCGCTGCGCGCGGGCGAAACGACGCAGGTCGTGGGACTCGTCGAACAAGTGGTACTGCCGCACTTCAACTTTCGGCGAATGACGATGCTGGCAGTGGGGCGCGACTGGCGCGATGCGTCGCCCGAGCAGCAGAAGCGGCTGATGGACGCGTTCTACAACATGCTGGTGCGGACCTATTCGAATGCGCTGACGCAGTATCGCGACCAGACCGTCCAGGTTCGCCCGGTGCGCATGAATCCGTCGGACAAGATCGTCAAGGTCCAGACCGAGATCCGCCAGCCGGGCGGTCAGCCGGTGACCGTCGACTACGTCCTCGAGCAGCGCGCCGACGGATGGAAGATTTTCGACATCGTCGTCACCGGGGTCAGTCTCGTGACGAATTATCGCGGGACGTTCTCGCAGCAGATACGCCTCGGCGGGATCGATGGCCTGATCCGCTCGCTCGAGGCCAAGGGCCAGGAGTTCGCGCCAGGGCCGGGGCAGTCGTGA
- the qhpE gene encoding subtilisin-like serine protease QhpE translates to MLKRVRVGLIDSGVGGAPAAAVVATRVLTAAGDSIGHGGQIASCILQHCSSAELVVAQVFGRTREASIDAVVEGMHWLVDQGVQIINMSFGTASPSTRLANACRAAARTGVVLVASAPARGGVAFPAALEECLAVSGDARCAPGEVSWLATSSADFGTHPFCDPQRPDRAGGASMAAGRMSGLLAGLLEAGSEADDVRTELQRRAAYVGPERRHA, encoded by the coding sequence ATGCTGAAGCGCGTGCGCGTTGGCCTGATCGACAGCGGTGTCGGCGGTGCACCTGCGGCAGCGGTCGTGGCGACACGTGTGCTGACTGCTGCGGGCGACTCGATCGGGCACGGCGGCCAGATAGCGAGCTGCATTCTGCAGCACTGCAGTTCCGCAGAATTGGTGGTTGCGCAGGTCTTCGGGCGAACTCGCGAGGCGTCCATCGATGCAGTTGTCGAGGGCATGCACTGGCTCGTCGACCAAGGGGTGCAGATCATCAACATGAGTTTCGGGACGGCGAGCCCGAGCACCCGCCTCGCGAATGCCTGTCGCGCTGCGGCGCGAACCGGTGTCGTCCTGGTCGCTTCGGCTCCGGCTCGCGGAGGTGTCGCGTTTCCGGCCGCGCTGGAGGAGTGCCTCGCAGTGAGCGGCGACGCGCGCTGCGCGCCCGGGGAAGTGTCCTGGCTCGCGACCAGTTCCGCCGATTTCGGGACGCATCCGTTCTGCGATCCGCAGCGGCCTGATCGCGCGGGCGGCGCGAGCATGGCAGCCGGTCGGATGAGCGGTCTGCTCGCCGGGCTGTTGGAAGCAGGTTCCGAGGCCGACGATGTGCGGACCGAGTTGCAGCGCCGGGCAGCCTATGTCGGACCGGAGCGGCGCCATGCCTGA
- the ccsA gene encoding cytochrome c biogenesis protein CcsA, with translation MPERTSWVAVILAALAGVLFSGLGDVVIGLAALSVLVAGASARYRLRLCRVGAAALWGSILTLAVLMLADRFDVRYVWLYSGAELPIFLKLSNLWGGDEGTTLLLAAFGASLAARSSSAPLRFDVTAFLAGALALAAATLSPFAATPPEWLERAAYQGMNAHLMKVWMLAHAPLVLAAYAWTLSLASPALAALAGDLARWPDDALIRARRAWALLTAGIGFGMVWAFEDAMYGQVWHWDPVQTAVFAVWCLLGAHLHGLSGWRAGRPMWRWTPLAAALAAALTLVAMGVTRHDALASSHRYVGATSSFVYFSLAGLLVLTIGATWVRGLRRAAAVGSQSPLGLSTGALRATQVAFVIVGVFAAAHLAWAFAASAKELPRPDELRPFFSTLTNWARGSELPYLRSAFAQWDVDGYALAQALLFPLIVVGLLGGWFFLRRVSARLAWMSLALASVACAGIWFEGGVLVREYSGKGVLSQQIIAVLPRIDASLAAGAYLALGTAVWSIRTACKTSAKGYVLSLGMVHLGAMMSLWGALLSTALNGYSQHVIDVAETWQRDHHGYAFRVTSLAVDHSADGGRTNGEAGFRALAQVELRTPSHQVLNGETLYRDGRRAVEGYAGPVRQICEILDYRYARYANTPGYVLDPFIDRGWERDVQLWVSPSAAVAALEGGPQASQVVVVLRVFPFASLLWMGLLLTSAGALWLALRRPKEHS, from the coding sequence ATGCCTGAGCGCACGAGCTGGGTCGCCGTCATCCTGGCAGCCTTGGCGGGCGTGCTGTTTTCAGGGCTTGGCGATGTCGTGATCGGCCTCGCGGCCCTATCCGTGCTTGTCGCCGGTGCTTCGGCACGATACCGGCTGCGCCTGTGCCGGGTCGGCGCTGCGGCGCTTTGGGGGTCGATCCTGACACTTGCGGTGCTGATGCTCGCCGACCGCTTCGATGTCCGCTATGTATGGCTCTACAGCGGAGCCGAACTGCCGATTTTCCTGAAGCTCTCCAACCTGTGGGGAGGCGACGAGGGCACTACGCTGCTGCTGGCAGCCTTCGGTGCAAGCCTCGCTGCCCGTTCTTCGTCGGCCCCGCTGCGTTTTGACGTCACCGCGTTTCTTGCCGGGGCGCTCGCGCTCGCTGCGGCGACCTTGTCGCCGTTTGCAGCGACCCCGCCGGAGTGGCTGGAGCGAGCGGCTTACCAGGGCATGAATGCGCACCTGATGAAAGTGTGGATGCTTGCCCACGCTCCGTTGGTGCTGGCGGCCTATGCCTGGACACTGTCTCTCGCGTCGCCGGCGCTGGCAGCGCTTGCGGGAGACCTTGCACGCTGGCCCGACGACGCGTTGATACGTGCGCGCCGCGCTTGGGCACTGCTGACGGCCGGCATCGGATTCGGCATGGTGTGGGCGTTCGAGGATGCGATGTATGGCCAGGTGTGGCATTGGGATCCGGTGCAGACCGCCGTGTTCGCAGTCTGGTGTCTCCTCGGCGCCCACTTGCATGGTCTCTCCGGCTGGCGCGCGGGCCGCCCGATGTGGCGCTGGACGCCGCTCGCGGCCGCACTCGCGGCGGCGCTGACCTTGGTGGCGATGGGAGTCACGCGACACGATGCGCTCGCCAGTTCGCATCGCTACGTCGGCGCAACGTCGTCTTTCGTGTACTTCTCGCTCGCCGGCCTTCTCGTGCTGACGATCGGCGCAACCTGGGTGCGCGGATTGCGCCGTGCAGCGGCCGTCGGGTCGCAGTCGCCGCTCGGCCTGTCGACAGGGGCACTGCGTGCCACGCAGGTTGCGTTCGTCATCGTGGGAGTATTCGCGGCCGCACACCTTGCGTGGGCCTTCGCTGCAAGTGCGAAGGAGTTGCCGCGGCCGGACGAGCTGAGACCCTTTTTCTCGACGCTGACGAACTGGGCGCGCGGCTCCGAGTTGCCATACCTGCGCTCAGCCTTCGCCCAGTGGGATGTCGATGGCTATGCGCTGGCCCAGGCTTTGCTGTTTCCGCTCATCGTCGTCGGGCTTCTCGGCGGGTGGTTCTTCCTGCGGCGTGTGTCTGCCCGGCTCGCGTGGATGTCGTTGGCGCTCGCGTCCGTTGCCTGCGCCGGCATATGGTTCGAAGGCGGCGTGCTCGTCCGCGAATACTCCGGGAAGGGCGTTCTTTCGCAGCAGATCATCGCCGTTTTGCCGCGCATCGACGCCAGCCTTGCCGCAGGCGCGTATCTGGCTCTGGGCACCGCCGTCTGGAGTATCCGCACTGCGTGCAAGACCTCGGCGAAAGGCTATGTACTGTCGCTGGGCATGGTGCATCTTGGCGCAATGATGAGCCTGTGGGGCGCGCTGCTTTCGACCGCCCTCAATGGCTACTCGCAACACGTCATCGACGTCGCCGAAACCTGGCAGCGCGACCACCACGGCTATGCGTTTCGCGTGACGTCGCTTGCCGTCGATCATTCCGCCGACGGAGGACGGACGAACGGCGAGGCCGGTTTCCGGGCCCTTGCGCAGGTCGAGCTCCGGACCCCCTCGCACCAGGTGCTGAACGGGGAGACGCTGTATCGCGACGGGCGCCGCGCCGTCGAAGGCTACGCCGGGCCGGTGCGCCAGATCTGCGAGATCCTCGACTACCGCTACGCGCGCTATGCGAACACGCCGGGCTATGTCCTCGATCCATTCATCGATCGCGGCTGGGAGCGCGATGTCCAGCTCTGGGTCTCCCCTTCGGCCGCGGTGGCCGCGCTCGAAGGCGGGCCGCAGGCCTCGCAGGTGGTCGTGGTCCTGCGCGTATTCCCTTTCGCATCCCTTCTCTGGATGGGGCTCCTGCTGACCTCGGCGGGAGCTCTCTGGCTCGCGCTGCGCCGGCCCAAGGAGCATTCATGA
- a CDS encoding HPF/RaiA family ribosome-associated protein — MEVQVQSGRAAGMRFRNAIEARLRFALRRLSWLVPHATVRLSDLERDAGSPDKRCEVRLKVVGTQDVVVSAIARDWLQSIDEALKSAARRLERQYRRTYAA, encoded by the coding sequence ATGGAAGTGCAAGTCCAATCCGGCCGCGCTGCCGGCATGCGGTTCAGGAACGCGATCGAGGCTCGTCTGCGCTTTGCGCTGCGCCGCCTGTCATGGCTCGTTCCCCATGCGACGGTGCGCCTGTCCGATCTGGAGCGGGACGCCGGAAGCCCGGACAAGCGCTGCGAGGTCAGGCTGAAAGTGGTCGGCACGCAGGATGTCGTGGTCAGCGCGATCGCGCGCGACTGGCTGCAGTCGATCGACGAGGCGTTGAAAAGCGCGGCGCGACGGCTCGAGCGGCAATACCGGCGCACGTACGCTGCGTGA
- a CDS encoding TorF family putative porin, which translates to MKSIKRNAMGILLTGLLATSLGAQAEQTPASPYTVSANVGLFSQYVFRGISYTQEKPAVQGGFDLAHESGLYAGVWGTNVSDTALNNAVGEIDVYGGYAKAIGDFTFDVGLLQFIFPGGEINGTNEKYNTLEAYAGVTWKFVNLKYSRALTDYFGFNDKSFSLGRGDSDGSHYIEGNLAYEFLPGWTALAHVGRQHVRNYGDYSFTDWKAGVTRDFDGGWQIGLAWIDTDADTELYTLCDGNRRCEDTGASKWLVHLKRTF; encoded by the coding sequence GTGAAATCCATCAAGCGCAATGCAATGGGTATCCTGCTTACAGGTCTGCTCGCCACGTCGCTCGGTGCCCAGGCAGAGCAGACACCAGCCTCGCCCTACACGGTCAGCGCGAACGTCGGCCTTTTTTCGCAGTACGTCTTCCGGGGTATTTCCTACACGCAGGAAAAACCGGCCGTGCAGGGTGGTTTCGACCTCGCACACGAGAGCGGGCTGTATGCCGGTGTCTGGGGAACGAACGTGAGCGACACCGCGCTCAACAATGCAGTAGGCGAGATCGACGTATACGGCGGATATGCGAAAGCGATCGGGGATTTCACCTTCGATGTCGGCCTTCTGCAGTTCATCTTCCCGGGCGGCGAGATCAATGGCACGAACGAGAAGTACAACACTCTCGAAGCCTACGCCGGCGTGACGTGGAAATTCGTGAACCTGAAGTACTCGCGAGCGTTGACCGACTACTTCGGCTTCAACGACAAATCCTTCAGCCTGGGGCGGGGCGACTCCGACGGATCCCATTACATCGAAGGCAACCTCGCCTACGAGTTCCTGCCGGGCTGGACGGCGCTCGCGCACGTCGGCCGCCAGCATGTGCGCAACTATGGCGATTACAGCTTCACCGACTGGAAAGCGGGTGTCACCAGGGACTTCGACGGAGGCTGGCAAATCGGCCTCGCCTGGATAGACACCGACGCCGACACCGAGCTCTACACGCTGTGTGATGGCAACCGCAGGTGCGAAGACACCGGCGCGAGCAAGTGGCTCGTTCATCTGAAGCGTACATTCTGA
- a CDS encoding LysR family transcriptional regulator, whose translation MYPINFRHLYYFWVASKEGGIARAAERLDMAIQTVSTQVRELEHSLGHTLFRSAGRGIELTEAGTTAVRYAEQIFQLAEALPAAVREAAAEPGVRLNVGIADSLPKLAVRHLLQPAVQTPGLRLLCHESSFDDLLADLARHRLDVVLADRPAPTNPNLRVFSHRLGKASLAWYAPATLLDGREGDFPACLAHLPLLLPTTHSAVRARLDDWLARHGIRPRIVGEFEDSALLATFGESGLGAFAAPEWSFDDLPRARGLTLLGRCPEVVEHFYAILAHRKVEHPVVRKLLLPAEPS comes from the coding sequence ATGTATCCCATCAACTTTCGCCATCTCTACTATTTCTGGGTCGCTTCGAAGGAAGGCGGGATCGCGCGCGCTGCGGAGCGCCTCGACATGGCCATCCAGACCGTCAGCACGCAAGTGAGAGAGCTCGAGCATTCGCTCGGCCATACCCTTTTCCGCTCGGCGGGCCGCGGCATCGAGCTGACCGAAGCCGGCACGACCGCCGTGCGTTACGCCGAGCAGATTTTCCAGCTCGCCGAAGCGCTGCCGGCGGCGGTGCGGGAAGCGGCTGCGGAACCGGGCGTGCGGCTCAACGTCGGCATCGCGGACAGCCTGCCCAAGCTCGCCGTGCGGCACCTGCTGCAGCCGGCGGTACAGACTCCCGGCCTGCGGCTGCTGTGCCACGAAAGCAGCTTCGACGACCTGCTGGCCGACCTCGCGCGCCACCGACTCGACGTCGTGCTCGCCGACCGCCCCGCGCCGACGAATCCGAACCTCAGGGTGTTCAGCCATCGCCTCGGAAAAGCTTCGCTCGCGTGGTATGCCCCCGCGACGCTGCTCGACGGTCGCGAAGGCGATTTTCCGGCCTGCCTTGCGCATTTGCCGCTGCTGCTGCCGACGACACACTCCGCGGTCCGGGCGCGACTCGACGACTGGCTCGCGCGGCATGGAATCCGCCCGCGGATTGTCGGGGAATTCGAGGACAGCGCGCTCCTCGCCACGTTCGGCGAAAGCGGCCTGGGTGCTTTCGCAGCCCCCGAATGGTCGTTCGACGACTTGCCCCGGGCGCGCGGACTCACGCTGCTCGGGCGCTGTCCCGAGGTCGTCGAACATTTCTATGCAATCCTCGCGCACCGCAAGGTCGAACACCCGGTGGTGCGCAAACTGCTGCTTCCCGCGGAGCCGTCCTGA
- a CDS encoding PRC-barrel domain-containing protein: MNPIYRKSLIASAIAVFVASPVWAEGDKTYKSSESDTSQQMNQSSTTGTAAGTGSTAAASQLQNMTPRELEGKDVVSQTGKEIGSVKEVVRSRDERNIQVVISAGGVMGMGDKEVAVPLDQLSYRDGKLHISATEDELKARPEYESEQYVELEPTDRPISEFSAFETDESKSRSVTPSSPTTTTPGASDTMRSPSTPDATRGQDSAPTDRETIR, translated from the coding sequence ATGAACCCGATCTATCGCAAGTCGCTGATAGCCAGCGCGATTGCCGTATTCGTCGCCTCGCCCGTATGGGCGGAAGGGGATAAAACTTACAAATCCTCCGAATCGGACACGTCGCAGCAGATGAACCAGTCGAGCACGACAGGTACGGCAGCCGGGACCGGAAGTACCGCCGCGGCCAGCCAGCTTCAAAACATGACGCCGCGTGAGCTGGAAGGCAAGGATGTTGTCAGCCAGACCGGCAAAGAGATCGGCTCCGTGAAGGAAGTGGTGCGCAGCCGTGACGAGCGGAACATCCAGGTAGTGATCTCTGCCGGCGGCGTGATGGGGATGGGCGACAAGGAAGTCGCGGTGCCGCTCGATCAACTGAGTTATCGGGACGGGAAGCTGCACATCAGCGCCACCGAGGATGAGCTGAAGGCGCGGCCCGAATACGAGTCTGAGCAGTATGTCGAGCTCGAACCGACAGATCGCCCGATCAGCGAGTTTTCCGCGTTCGAAACGGACGAGTCGAAGTCCCGCAGCGTGACACCGTCCTCGCCGACGACCACCACGCCGGGCGCCAGCGATACCATGCGCAGCCCGTCGACTCCGGATGCGACTCGTGGACAGGACTCCGCTCCGACCGATCGGGAGACGATTCGTTAA
- a CDS encoding ABC transporter ATP-binding protein: protein MSAEALRVAGATPTSGLTAQGERERLSALYRWLWKFIRPELPAFAAVLLLSLLAVAAGLGQPYLTKALIDDGILARDRAGVLEIGALMVGLALTALAIGFGCRRIHVAASARMLHRMRESLFAHVLSLSPMFFSRTRQGDLLARLEGDLGEVQRFAVDAVLSAINSTLTLIGTVALLGLLSPRLALFLAVLIAVNSVVLSWVKPRIESLSLRARDAGVDVSSFLVEKLAAVRCIQTHMAEARELERLQGLHDEVRGRMLALQVFGYFGGAFPNLVLSLAVIGIFVGGSLAMIGGDALTLGTLVAFATYVQRASAPLHGLMGLYLQWQRVKVGLGRVEEIRCLRPAVAAMSGNAEKLPAGELVVRDLVFSYPDSQREVLSGLNFTIPAGAKVWFRGASGSGKSTFIDLLHRHFDPESGSISIGGIDLCDVDISVLRRHVVVVAQEPVLFAGSIVENIRYACPDATQEDMERVALAAGVLDFVRRLPDGLDAQVGARGAALSGGEKQRVALARALLLKPAVLVIDEGTSSLDADLEQRFLHASGALLPGAMRIVVSHRELACDAFDLVIDFQTVGSC from the coding sequence ATGAGCGCAGAAGCACTTCGGGTTGCCGGCGCGACGCCAACTTCCGGGCTGACCGCTCAGGGAGAGCGGGAGCGCCTCAGTGCGCTGTACCGTTGGCTATGGAAATTCATCCGTCCTGAACTGCCTGCGTTCGCGGCAGTGCTTCTGCTCTCATTGCTGGCCGTCGCGGCCGGTCTGGGCCAGCCTTACCTCACCAAGGCGCTGATCGACGACGGAATCCTCGCGCGTGACCGTGCGGGGGTCCTGGAGATTGGCGCATTGATGGTGGGGTTGGCGCTGACCGCTCTGGCCATTGGTTTCGGCTGTCGCCGCATTCACGTTGCGGCTTCGGCACGAATGCTGCACCGCATGCGCGAATCCCTGTTCGCGCATGTACTCAGCCTTTCGCCGATGTTCTTTTCGCGAACCCGCCAAGGCGATCTTCTCGCAAGACTCGAAGGTGATCTGGGCGAGGTGCAGCGCTTCGCCGTGGACGCCGTTCTCTCCGCGATCAACTCGACGCTCACACTGATCGGCACCGTGGCCTTGCTCGGCCTGCTCAGTCCCCGCCTTGCGCTGTTCCTCGCGGTGCTCATCGCAGTCAACAGCGTCGTGCTGTCATGGGTGAAGCCCCGCATCGAAAGCCTTTCGCTCAGAGCGCGTGACGCCGGGGTGGACGTGTCGAGCTTCCTGGTCGAAAAGCTCGCCGCGGTACGCTGCATCCAGACGCACATGGCCGAAGCGCGCGAGCTCGAACGGCTGCAAGGCCTGCACGACGAGGTGCGCGGCCGGATGCTTGCATTGCAGGTGTTCGGATATTTCGGCGGCGCGTTTCCGAATCTCGTGTTGTCACTGGCCGTGATCGGCATCTTCGTCGGCGGTAGCCTGGCGATGATAGGCGGAGACGCCTTGACGCTGGGGACCCTGGTTGCGTTCGCGACCTACGTTCAAAGGGCAAGCGCGCCCCTGCACGGGCTGATGGGTCTTTACCTGCAGTGGCAACGCGTGAAGGTGGGACTCGGCCGCGTCGAGGAAATACGCTGCCTGCGCCCGGCCGTTGCTGCAATGTCCGGGAACGCGGAGAAGCTGCCCGCCGGTGAGCTCGTCGTGCGTGACCTGGTGTTCTCCTATCCGGACTCGCAGCGCGAAGTGTTGTCGGGCTTGAACTTCACGATCCCGGCCGGCGCAAAGGTGTGGTTCCGTGGTGCGTCGGGCAGCGGGAAGTCCACATTCATCGACCTTTTGCACCGGCATTTCGATCCCGAATCCGGTTCGATCTCGATCGGGGGGATCGATCTTTGCGACGTCGATATTTCCGTGCTGCGTCGACATGTGGTCGTTGTCGCGCAGGAGCCGGTGCTCTTTGCCGGATCGATCGTGGAGAACATCCGTTATGCCTGCCCGGACGCCACACAGGAGGACATGGAGCGGGTGGCGCTCGCTGCGGGAGTCCTCGATTTCGTTCGACGCCTGCCCGATGGTCTCGACGCTCAAGTCGGCGCTCGAGGGGCGGCCTTGTCGGGCGGCGAGAAACAACGCGTCGCCCTTGCGCGCGCACTGCTGCTGAAGCCGGCAGTGCTCGTCATCGACGAGGGGACGTCTTCGCTCGACGCAGACCTCGAGCAGCGCTTTCTGCACGCAAGCGGCGCACTACTGCCGGGCGCAATGCGAATCGTGGTCAGCCATCGGGAACTGGCATGCGATGCGTTCGACCTCGTCATCGATTTCCAGACGGTGGGCTCATGCTGA
- the qhpG gene encoding flavin-dependent monooxygenase QhpG, producing MTPVLILGAGPSASLLALSLVRQGLSAVLIGRPRQRSATEGLSQRVVEALKQFGGSSALSLLGPRWLRVSAWNGTETEMNGEFVVDRVAFDKALLGDVRAAGATVREGLVRGVERMGEGAWRVHWEDSCGRVRSIDASLIAECRGRTAPKTAPDECVEGILVSLGRTFAGATVQPHTTFVESFPLGWAWGAVDSSGHAHIQTVILPEAVSRHGGDPESTHTACLDHLYRLKRRFGSKLEPVGPVLARGIQPTLRGGIATGDFLRVGDSAYSCDPLSGHGVFEAASGALAAAPVINTLLNRSAAAALATRYFKGRARTVFASRVEAARLHYRSETRWPDAAFWRTTGASVQESARTPVFRAPAFVMCPVVEDGFIVERRAVVSEEYPRGVRFIDGVDLGRLDDLVRAVPSVDPTNFCGQLNARPESVRRALQWLQARQLASCAGY from the coding sequence ATGACTCCCGTGCTGATCCTGGGGGCCGGACCGTCTGCCTCCCTCCTCGCACTTTCGCTCGTGCGCCAAGGCCTGTCTGCGGTGCTGATCGGCCGGCCGCGCCAGCGATCCGCGACCGAAGGGCTGTCGCAACGCGTCGTCGAGGCCCTGAAGCAGTTCGGAGGCTCCAGCGCGTTGTCGCTCCTCGGGCCGCGCTGGTTGCGGGTCTCGGCGTGGAACGGCACCGAAACGGAGATGAATGGTGAGTTCGTGGTCGACCGGGTCGCCTTCGACAAGGCTCTGCTCGGCGATGTGCGTGCGGCCGGCGCAACAGTACGGGAGGGGCTGGTGCGCGGCGTCGAGCGCATGGGTGAGGGCGCGTGGCGCGTCCATTGGGAAGATTCGTGCGGTCGCGTGCGGAGCATCGACGCCTCCTTGATCGCGGAGTGCCGCGGCCGGACGGCGCCGAAGACGGCGCCGGACGAATGCGTCGAAGGCATCCTGGTATCGCTCGGACGGACGTTCGCCGGGGCGACGGTCCAGCCCCACACAACCTTCGTCGAGTCCTTCCCTCTGGGCTGGGCCTGGGGGGCGGTCGATAGTTCGGGACACGCGCACATCCAGACCGTCATCCTGCCCGAGGCGGTAAGCAGGCACGGCGGCGATCCGGAATCGACGCACACCGCTTGCCTCGACCACCTGTATCGGCTGAAACGGAGGTTCGGCTCGAAACTCGAGCCGGTCGGCCCTGTTCTGGCTCGTGGCATACAGCCGACGCTGCGCGGAGGCATCGCGACCGGCGACTTCCTGCGGGTCGGAGATTCCGCCTACAGCTGCGATCCACTATCCGGGCATGGGGTCTTCGAAGCGGCCTCGGGCGCGCTGGCCGCTGCACCGGTGATCAACACGCTGCTGAATCGTTCGGCAGCCGCGGCCCTGGCCACCCGGTACTTCAAAGGGCGGGCAAGAACGGTGTTTGCGTCTCGCGTCGAGGCGGCGCGCCTGCATTACCGCAGCGAAACCCGGTGGCCGGACGCGGCGTTCTGGCGGACCACGGGAGCGTCCGTTCAAGAATCCGCACGGACTCCTGTCTTCCGCGCACCGGCCTTTGTCATGTGCCCGGTGGTCGAGGATGGCTTCATCGTCGAGCGTCGCGCGGTCGTCAGTGAGGAGTATCCGCGGGGAGTGCGCTTTATCGACGGCGTCGACCTCGGGCGGCTCGACGACCTCGTTCGGGCCGTCCCATCGGTGGATCCGACGAATTTCTGCGGGCAACTGAACGCTCGTCCCGAGTCGGTTCGCCGCGCCCTGCAATGGCTGCAGGCGAGGCAGCTGGCTTCCTGCGCGGGATATTGA
- a CDS encoding MlaA family lipoprotein, giving the protein MRAFQSRSRAFALLIACALLVAGGCASVPRNPEDPLERYNQAVFSFNERVDKAVARPLATVYDTFAPRPVQTGVGNFFGNLGDIWIGFNNLLQGKVGAGLSDWARFLVNSTFGIFGLLDVASELELQKNDEDFGQTLAVWGVGEGPYFVVPFFGPSTLRDAAALPLDGASDPVWRMAHVPTRNSLAGLRIADKRARLLGFEKTLDEGTLDKYTFTRNFHLQQRRAKVHDGNPPMEYEDFEPDEEALLVPAATQPASDERSAAGRL; this is encoded by the coding sequence ATGAGAGCATTCCAATCGCGGTCCCGGGCATTTGCGCTGCTCATCGCCTGTGCGCTTCTGGTCGCAGGCGGATGTGCGAGTGTGCCGCGCAACCCGGAGGATCCGCTCGAGCGTTACAACCAGGCGGTGTTCAGCTTCAACGAGCGGGTCGACAAGGCGGTGGCAAGGCCGCTCGCGACCGTCTATGACACGTTCGCGCCTCGCCCGGTGCAGACCGGCGTGGGCAATTTCTTCGGCAATCTCGGCGATATCTGGATCGGTTTCAACAACCTTCTCCAGGGCAAGGTCGGTGCCGGCTTGTCCGACTGGGCACGTTTCCTCGTGAACTCGACGTTCGGGATTTTCGGACTGCTGGACGTCGCGTCCGAGCTGGAATTGCAGAAGAACGATGAGGATTTCGGCCAGACGCTCGCCGTATGGGGAGTGGGCGAAGGGCCGTATTTCGTCGTGCCGTTTTTCGGCCCGAGCACATTGCGCGACGCGGCGGCGCTGCCGCTCGACGGCGCAAGCGACCCGGTGTGGCGGATGGCCCACGTTCCGACGCGCAACTCGCTGGCCGGCCTGCGCATTGCCGACAAGCGCGCGCGCCTGCTCGGATTCGAGAAGACGCTCGACGAAGGCACGCTGGATAAATACACCTTTACCCGCAATTTCCATCTGCAGCAGCGCCGCGCCAAGGTGCACGACGGCAACCCGCCGATGGAATACGAGGATTTCGAACCCGACGAGGAGGCATTGCTCGTGCCTGCCGCGACGCAACCCGCAAGTGACGAGCGCTCGGCTGCCGGGCGTCTCTGA